The Tenebrio molitor chromosome 2, icTenMoli1.1, whole genome shotgun sequence DNA segment ttagcttgaagtttatcaaaatccgttcacacaggagaaaattctcaaattctgacagtgtcgaacaaaaatagattttattttggtaaACGTCAAAGTGCTCCATTGCCCGTCTagcttacaaaatttttgacatctCATCTAACGtgcaatcaattaaaaaaaaatcgagttacctgAATTATGCAattctgatgctttgattggttcaaaacAGCATTTTCTcctactctgatttttttttatttgatcgcacggtactacACTGATCtagttatgttttttaatttcagagCACCCAAACACTCCtactaattttaaatttcattgtcTTCTTGATATCATGATTAGATCCAATAATAAAGCTAATAATAAGTTTGATTTTTTCAGTGATACTTAATTGCACTcgtttaattgttatttaggAACAATAAAATGAGCATGAGATTTATTGAGCATGAGCTTTTGTGTAGGTACTATTCTTTTATCCTAATATTATAGGGCATTTTCCAGTCGGATATGTTACAGATTTCGATGTCCCTATTTCTAGGTGTTGTTTTTTTGCATTCCTAACACAATTTTCAGGTATTTACCGGACAGCACCATCTTGGTGTGTTCCATGGCACCGCTCATTAAGACATCAAAGGTAGCTTTCGATCACcttcattataaaaataattaacaaccttatatattataatttactaacaataagTGCTCCTTGGTCTTAGTCACTGTTGCCACTGTTATCAAATTTGATAAGATTTTCatcttgaatatttttaaagataGAAATCAAGTACGTTAATACAGTGTATAAAGCTTCTCCAACAAAACATTCTACAACAAACTGACAAAATGGAGTACAAACTAGTTTTGCTGTTGTACCTGTGTGGTTTGACATTCGAGTAAGttactaaaatttttaaaaaattccatgacgttattgttatttttttaagaataacTAACGCAGCCATAAACCGTACCTTCCCTGCAACTGTTAAATTCGGAATAGCCACTTCTACCTATCAAATTGAAGGAGCTTGGAATGAAGATGGTAAAGGTGAAAACATCTGGGATCATATCTGCCATGAAAATCCAACATACATCGTCAACAAAACAAACGGTGACATAGCATGCGACTCGTACCACAAGTATAAAGAAGATGTTGCCATGCTCAAAGACCTAGGAGTCGATTTTTACCGATTTTCAATATCATGGTCTAGAGTCATTCCGGGGGGAATCGCTGGCAGCCCTGTTAACCAACTCGGTATAGATTATTACAAGAACTTAGTCCAAGAACTAGTCAACAATGGCATTGAACCGATGGTGACGATGTACGTCTGGGATCTTCCAGAAATATTGCAGGATCTTGGAGGTTGGCCTAATCCAGAACTTATAGACCACTTTGCTTACTACGCTAGAACTCTATACGAAGAACTTGGAGATTCGGTCAAACATTGGATGACATTCAATGAGCCAAAGCAGACATGTTTGGGAGGATATGGAGATGGTAATATGGCACCGGGTTACACAGCCAGTGGAATAGCAGATTATCAATGTTCACATATGCTGCTTAAAGCACATGCCAAAGCTTATCACATTTACGATGAAGAATTTCGAGCTGAACAACAAGGTACGTAATACAAATAAATTCTCTAAACGATATTCTGTTAAAGTCAGTACTCAACAGGATCGGTAGGTATCGTCATTGATACTGCATGGTTTGAACCAGCAAGTGGTAGCGATGAAGACAAAGAGGCTGCTGAAAGGAGCCTTCAATTTATGGTAggacaaaaacaaacaaaaaaccaATTCAGTTAGATTAAACCTCGCTTTCCACAGTTTGGCTGGTATACCAATCCGGTAGTCAACGGTAACTACCCTCAAGTAATGATAGATCGTGTCGACGAAAGAAGTGCAACTCAGGGTTATGCAGTTTCTAGACTTCCCAAATTCACAGATGAAGAAATAGAATACATCAAGGGAACTCATGACTTCGTCGCACTCAATTTTTATACTGCTAATTATGCACAGTGGATGGAAGAATCAGACATAAATGATGTCGGCTATTACAGCGACTTAAATGTAAATCAATTCATTGACGAAGACTGGGAAGAATCTGCTTCTTCATGGCTTAGGGTAGTGAAAACCAACGTTATTTTTGTTCTTAATTGAACTAAAATATTTCTAGGTTGTACCATGGAGTCTAAGAAAAGTAGTTAATTGGATCAGCAAAACGTATGATAATCCAGAAATTTTCATTACTGAAAGTGGTTTCTCTGACACAGGCGGTTTGGAGGATGACAGAAGAATAAATTATCATAAGGTAATCAATGTTTAACATAGACGTTAATTCAAATGCATAAAACTACTTCATGTAGGAATACCTAAGCAAT contains these protein-coding regions:
- the LOC138122948 gene encoding myrosinase 1-like; the encoded protein is MEYKLVLLLYLCGLTFEITNAAINRTFPATVKFGIATSTYQIEGAWNEDGKGENIWDHICHENPTYIVNKTNGDIACDSYHKYKEDVAMLKDLGVDFYRFSISWSRVIPGGIAGSPVNQLGIDYYKNLVQELVNNGIEPMVTMYVWDLPEILQDLGGWPNPELIDHFAYYARTLYEELGDSVKHWMTFNEPKQTCLGGYGDGNMAPGYTASGIADYQCSHMLLKAHAKAYHIYDEEFRAEQQGSVGIVIDTAWFEPASGSDEDKEAAERSLQFMFGWYTNPVVNGNYPQVMIDRVDERSATQGYAVSRLPKFTDEEIEYIKGTHDFVALNFYTANYAQWMEESDINDVGYYSDLNVNQFIDEDWEESASSWLRVVPWSLRKVVNWISKTYDNPEIFITESGFSDTGGLEDDRRINYHKEYLSNLLEAILDDGVNVTRYTAWSLMDNFEWTRGYSERFGLYSVDFEDPDRPRTPKASAAYYKQVIATRCLVDVCE